TGACAAAGGGGTCCCATACCTTCACCTTGTCTATAGCTCTCTCCATATTATTTCTCCTCCTATTTTGTTGTTATGGGCTCAGTTTAACAGAGGTAGCTTAAATGGAGCTTAAAAGCCATATATTTATATTGGATAGGAAAAACTGTACTAATTTGTTGTAAGAAGATAAAATGAGGATGAGCACCACTTTTGGGTACACCCGGTCATTCCGGGTGAAGGGAAACCGCTATTTAAAGATATTAATGTGAGGCACAATCTTTAGCTTTTATAAGCAAAGTCTTTTAAGAACGGAGTCGTCTTGCTCGAATATCAAAAGAAATAATATTTTGTATTGTAAAGTACTCAACAAATCAAGAGAAGGAGAATTTATGAAGAAATTAATATTGGCATTTTTATCAGGTATTTTGCTGTGCGGCACTGCGCCATCTATTGCACAGGAGTCAGGCCAGAAAGAAAGTCCTGCAATTAATTGGACGGATACACAAAAACTAAGCTATATCCTTGGGGTCCAACTCGGCCAGCTCGGTAAAACCAGAGACATTACCCTGGATACGGAATTAATACTGAAGGGGATAGACGATTTAACAAAGGATCATGAACAGGCATTGTCACCCGAGCAGATACAGCAATTTATGGCTGAGATGCAGCGTAAGGATCAGGAGAAGCAAACGGCCGCTATGAATGAAGCTGCAGAAGAAAATATCAGGAAGGGGCAGACTTACCTGGAATTGAATAAAAAGAAAGAAGGAGTTAAAGTAACCTCAAGCGGTTTGCAATACAGGGTGATTAAAAAGGGTGATGGCGCCACGCCAACGGCTGCTGATAAAGTCAAGGTGCATTATCGCGGCACACTCATTGACGGTAAAGAGTTTGACAGTTCATACAAGCGTAATCAGCCTGCAATATTTGGTGTTACACAGGTAATACAGGGGTGGGTTGAAGGTCTGCAACTCATGAAGGTCGGTTCGAAATACGAATTTTACATTCCTGAGAATCTGGCCTATGGCCATAACGCCCCCCCGTCCATCGGCCCAAACCAGACACTGATTTTTGAAGTTGAATTGCTTGAAATAATAAAATAATCAGACTTTCTCCTGATAACTTCATATGCCTTACCTCTAAGAGTAATGTCTTATTCCCGCCCCGACTGGATTTATTTGTAGTACGTACCTGTATGTGATAAAATAAAGACCATTAAGAAGCGGCAAGGGGGGTTCAATGAATAAGTCCTTTCAAGATAAACTGTATGAATACTCCGGAGAGAAAACCGCTGGCAGCAGCTTCAATAAGAGATATGTCTTGAAGGCGGCTGGAATTATTATGTCAGGGATAGCCGTTCTCATTATCTCTCTGCTCGCTCTACCATCCCGGCTTCCGGCGCAGGACATTGGGGAGCAGCAGCAAACCTACGAATTCAAAAAAGAAGAGCTGGCACAGATGCTTGCGTCAATAGCCCTCTACCCGGATACATTGATTGCAGATATACTGATGGCCTCGACCTACCCGATCGAGGTAGTCGAGGCCGAGCGCTGGCTTCGCCAGAACAGGAGTTTGAAGGGCGATGCGTTTGACGGCGCACTTCAGGTTAAGACATGGGACGCAAGCGTTAAGGTTCTTTGCCATTTCCCTGAGATAATCTTTACAATGAGCGAAAAGCTCGACCAGACGCGGAAACTGGGCGATGCCTTTCTGAGCCAGCAGGAAGACGTCATGGATATGATTCAGGAATTGCGCAGGAAGGCCGTAGAACAGGGAAACTTGAAGACAACAAGAGAGCAAACTGTAATAGAAGATCAGGACGGAATCAGGATCAAACCGTCAGACCCTGTAATTGTCTATGTCCCGGTGTATGATCCTTTCTACATTTATGGTCCCTGGTGGTACCCATACTATCCTCCCTATTACTGGTATTATCCATCGGGTACAATAGTCGTCGGAGGGAATATAAATTTCGGAAGCAGATTTTATGTCGGTATAGACCTGTTTTCATGGCAAAGGTTCGACTGGCCCCGGCGTGTTATACACATTGATCGCGATAGGGAAAGGCGTTTTGGCCATTTCGATCGTAACCGGCGAGGTTTAAAAGAACCGTACTGGCGTCATGATACATATCACCGTAGAGGTGTCGCGTACAGAGACATGCATACAGCTGAGCGCTATGGTATTAGGGAAATTCGTCCGCAGGCGAAGAGCCCGGAGATGCGCGGTTATCAGGATCGCAGGTTCAAAGGACCGGAAGTTACTCCATCATCAGGTCAGGAGCAACGGCTGGATGTACATCCAGCAATGCGGAGGAGCCAGGGAAAACCTGCTCTTCAAAACACCCGGGGGAGTAATTTACCATTCCAGGGAATAGGCAACGGAAACTTTGAACGACGTGCCAGCGAACGCGGTGAAGTTAGCCGACAGAGAGAAAACAAGATTCGTCAGGACGGAAACATGAATCAACGTGGTGGAAATACCGGCTCAGGCGGCAATCGTAAAGACGGTAGATTCGGGCGATAATTTACGCATTAATAGTTCCTTGAGAGCAAGGGAGGAGTAATGAACCGCATCATATTGCATAAGAAAGAAAATGGATCAGGGCTGCGTGTGATATTATGCATCATTCTTATTTCAACACTTATCATTGCACCATTATTGTACGCTCAAACCAATGCCATTTCACAGAAGGGCTTTTCCTCTCCGGAAGAAGCGGTAAATGGACTCATTGCTGCTGTAAGGGCACAAGACACGATGGCAATGCTTGCCATCCTGGGCCAGGGAGGAAAAGAGATGATTTCATCGGGAGACGCCGTGGCAGACAAAACCGGGCGTGATAAATTCCTTAAGGCATATGATGAAAAAAACAGCCTGCAACAGGGACCTGGGGACAAATGGGTGCTATCCGTAGGTAATGACAACTGGCCCATGCCGGTCCCGATTGTGAAGAAGGACGGAAAGTGGTTGTTTGACCCTCGGGAAGGCAAGCAGGAGATCCTGAACCGCAGGATTGGAAGAAATGAGCTGCAGGTTATGGACGTACTTCATGCATATGTGGATGCTCAGCACGAATATGCTATCAAGGACTGCAGCGGCGGCGGCAAGGTCGAATTCGCACAACGGATAATAAGTACAAAAGGTAGACACGACGGCCTGTATTGGGAAACTGCTGAAGGAGAAGAAGAGAGCCCTTTGGGACCTCTGGTTGCTCAAGCGGCTGAGGAAGGCTACTCAAATGAGCTGCTCTCGCCGTTCCATGGTTACTATTTCAAAATCCTCAAAGGACAGGGATCGAAGGCTGAGGGAGGAGCGTATAATTACGTAGTGAATGGGAAAATGATCCTTGGCTTCGCCATACTGGCATATCCCGCAGAGTACAAAAACTCTGGTGTCATGACCTTTATCGTGAACCAGGAAGGTATAATTTATGAAAAGAATCTTGGCTCGGATACGAGGGAAAAAGCGGAAGGTGTGAAACTCTTCAATCCTGACCAGACATGGAAGCAGGTCAAGGAAACAGAGGAGTGAGGATCTTTTAATAAAATTCTTTTATCGTTATTTTTACCCTGGATATATCAACAGCATGTCTGACCAAAGGTGCGTCTTTTATTACAGGGATACGTTCCTCAAGGATAGTCCGGTTATTCCTGTAGATAATACCTAAAGGGATCCTGTCTCCCCATTCAAGCGCCCTGTTGAAAGCCGCCCCCCTGTCATCAGGTGTATACTCCGGTTCAAGTTTGTAGACCCTCATTTTATACCAGTCATAAGTATTCAGTTTGTTAAATGTTACACATGGCTGAAGGATGTCTACAAGACTGAAGCCCTTATGGTTTATCGCCTCTTTCATCAGCCAGGTAAGGTGCTCCATATCACCGGAGAAGCCCCTCGCCACAAAGCTGCAATCCAGCGCCACTGCCAGCGCCATTGGATTAAGCTGTTCTGAAAACACACCTGCCGGCTGGTTTTTGGTTTTCACCCCCTCCATACTTGTAGGCGAGGCCTGTCCTTTTGTCAGACCGTAGATCTGGTTGTCATGAACAAAGAGCTTTATATTAATATTCCGTCTGATGGCATGAATGAGATGATTTCCACCCTCGCCATAGCTATCCCCGTCTCCAGTAAATACAAAGACCGGGTGAGAATGATTAGACATCCGAATCCCGGTTGCGACCGGGAGGGACCTTCCATGAAGACCGTTAAAGGTATTACATCTAACATAATGTGGGAACTTGGCAGCCTGTCCGATGCCAGAGACAATGGTAAACTGATGCGGATCAATATTCAACTGGACCATAGCATCCTTAAATGATTTAAGGATGCTATAGTCCCCGCATCCAGGGCACCATGCCGGCTGCTGACCTTTAATTTCCTGCAATGATGGCATTCAGTTCTCCTGACAGACTATCCAATGTGAATGGCCTGCCGTCATATCTGTTGATCCTGTGACTGAATTCATATCCTGTCTCTGTCCTAACCAATCTTGCAAACTGTCCCGTTGCATTGTTTTCAATGCAGATGGTGATACTGGCGCCTTTTAATAACTTCAGGTAATCAAACTTTTCCGTTGAAGGGAACGGGCAGACCTCGCTGAAATGGAGCATGGCAACGCGCTTTTCTCTGGGAAACGTATCAACAGATTCTCTCATTACCCCATACGTGGACCCCCATCCAATGAGAACGATTGCAGGATTTTGATCACCATATAGTAAGGGTGGTTCTATCTCCTGCCTTATCATAGGTAGTTTCCTGAACAGCCTCTTGTCAATCATTTTGTTTCTCGTCTCAGCATCCTCGATGATGTGACCATCCTCGTCGTGTTCATCACTGTCTGTAACTACCAGATGTCTTGAGTCTCCAGGAACCCCCAGCGGGGAAATCCCGTTATCTGTGAAGGCATGCCGTTTGTATCCTTCAAGGCTTTCCAGTGCCTCTCCCCGTAACCTGTAATCCGTATATTTCAATTTATCCAGATCAAAACCATCGAATGTCCATAAAGAATCTGCAAGGTATTGATCGGTAATAATTATAGCTGGTATCTGATATTTCTCTGCCAGGTCAAAAGCCTTGTTGGTAAGATACAAGGCCTGCTCAGGATTCCCGGGAGCAAAGATTACCCTCGGGAATTCCCCATGCGCTGAGTAAAGTGCAAACTGCAGATCACCCTGCTCTGTCCTGGTAGGCAATCCTGTTGCCGGCCCGGGCCTCTGTGCAAGCGCTATGACCACCGGTGTCTCCGTCATTCCTGCAAGTGACAGTCCTTCCACCATCAGTGCAAAACCACCTCCGGACGTCCCTGTCATGGACCTGACCCCCGCAAATGAGGCGCCAAGGGCCATATTGATGGCAGCAATCTCGTCCTCTGCCTGCTCCACGATAATACCGTATTCCTCTCCCTTGCCGGCGATATAGTTCATGATGCCTGTGGAAGGGGTCATGGGGTAGGCAGAGTAAAATTTAAGGCCCGATGCAATGGCGCCAAGCCCGATAGCATCATTTCCAGCTATCAGTATTTTCTTACTTGATGCTTTGTCAAGGGAAAAGGAGCATCGCGAGCAGTTTTCAGATGTCCATGCATGTCCTGCTGCCGCGGCATTCAGATTGCCCTGAATAACATCAGATCCCCCTTTCTTAAAGGTGGTACACATGATGTCTGAGAGGATATGGTGTTTAATGCCGAGCATCCCCAGGACAGCCCCGATTGCAACTGAATTTGCCATGATCTTGTTTCCACCCTTTTCAGTGGCAAGGCTTGCAAAAGGGATATCGAGGAAATGAGCAGCGTTGTGCTTTTCCTTCAGAACGGCTGAATCATAGATGATCAGGCCATTCTCAGAGAGTTCATTTTCGTGACGGGTTATGCTCTCCTTGTCAAAGGCAACGATAATATCAATTTTATCCCTTGATGAAGATACCGGACTGGCAGATAACCTTACCTGAAAGAAATTATGTCCTCCCCTGATGCGGGATTCATAGTCCTGGTGTGTGAAGACATGATAACCTGACCTGGCAAGAACCAGTGCGAGGGTGTCTCCTACAGTCTGTATGCCCTGCCCTGCCTCTCCGCCTATTTTTATAGAGTAATCCATCGTCACGTGTGTCTCAAATCCGCTCGGATAAATTATCTTAGCAGTGTGAGACTTTTCAGTCAACATTGGATATCGTGAGGTCAAGAGAGGAATGGAGTTCCTGCTTCAGCTCTTTTCAGCCTTGGCAACAAGCCAGTAGACTGCTCCCAAAACAGCCACGGTCGCCACCAGGGAGACCTGATACTCCACTGCCTCGTGTTTAAGGCTTGTCACCAGAATCTCACGTATCGTGGCGACAAAGGCGACGTTGATGAAGACCTTTATGGCAAACTTGCCGCCCCTCAAGTGCTTTATCTCCGTGTCAATGAGCTCTATAACCACCCAGAGCATGAGAAGGCTTCCAAGTGTGCCGAGAAGGCCTTTTTCCAGATTGCCGTCCATCACATGGTACAGGTCGTACCCGAAAAGGCCGATGACCAGGAATCCGAGGGCTAAAAGGCCGATGACAAGGACGAGGTTGAACCCATGAGAAAACCTGTTGGCGAGCAGCACGAGATACGACTCCACCTTTTGCGAAAGGAAGAACTTCTTCTCCTCTTCAATATAGGAGCTCGTAAATACATCAAGGTTTATATCGAGAATCTTCTCTACAGACCGCTCAAGATAGAGCATATCTTCGTGGTCCTTAATCTCCCTCTTGACTATATCCTTTGTGTAGTTTTTTACAAAATGAAAGGCCGAGTTCACATAGTGCGCCGGAAGGGTTATCTTGACATGCATCATTCCGACCTTCTCAAGCATGCTGAAGTAACGTGCGCCGTAGTCTCCGGAAAATAAGTTTAAGAACCACATTTTCAGCGCGTCCTGATGCCTCTTGATGGTCGCATCGTCCTTTAAAAACCTGTGCGCCTCCTCAAAGTTCTTGACGTAATGATAAAACTCTTCCACAAACTCGTCCACGTAGCCGCTCATAACGGGCTTCAACCGCAGAAGGTTCTTTGTGTCCCCGGACGTGAAGTTGTAATGTGCCTTTATCTTATCTATCGTTTCCATTTTTTTGAGACTCATTCTACTAACCATGATCTGAGCTGTCAAGATGTTCTTTAACCTGTGAATTGGGATCGGGGAGAGGAACTATTAAAAGCATCAATCGTTAAAATGAGGTATAATAAATTATCATGATATCATATGCTGATATAGGACCATTTTTTATAGGAGGGTTGAGTTATGAAGAGCACAAGGTTGTATCATATCGTACTGGTTTTAGTACTTATATCCGGATTAGGGTTCCTGTCCGGATGCAGACACCGGTCTCCTGAGCAGCGTGCCGAATGGATCACGGCGAAGATTGCATCAAAGCTGGAGTTAAGTGACGTGCAGAAGACAGAACTTAATTCATTCAAGGATGAGCTTCTTAAAAAAAGGAAGGAGCTGCATCAATCAAGGATGACAATACATGAGGAGCTGATCAACCAGTTGGGGCAGGAAAAGATTGATCAGGAAAATTTGAAAGAGGTCATAAGGAAAGAAGAGGCACGGCTTGATGAAACCATTTCCCTTTTCGTTGAACGGCTGGCCGCATTTCATGCTTCCCTGACACCGAAACAGAGAGAAAAACTGATAGAGCTGGTAAAAGAGTGCGAAAGACATAAGGGTAAATATTACCATTACTGGGGGAAATAGAGAGTATGCTGCCGTTCATCCTTCCAGCCATGGACGGCAGCTATACCTGTGCAAATCATTTTCCCTCTGCGCTCAGCGCTTCGAAACCGGAGATGACTTCAAACAGTTCTTCGTCTATGCCGCTCTGGCGCAGACGATGGAAAACCCCGCCAAGGTTTTCCAGCAATTCGCCGATGTTTTTGTCGGCGCGCTGCATCGCCGCCAGGCGGCTCGCGTTCTCGCTCGCGAGGGATTCTGCGCACGCCCGGAAGAGCGAGACAAAAAGATATTCCCTGATAAGCGCCCGCAAGGTCACAGTTCCTGAGCTCATGACCTCGGGCAAGTTTATAGTCGGCCAGGGAAGTCCGGCGTGCTTGCTTCGCCAGTTATCGTCCAGCGGCAGCAGTTTCTGACTGACGGGTGTATAAATAGCCTCGTTCCCGGGGCGATTGTGGAATAAGTAGAGTTCGGCAACCTCATCCCGGCCTCGTTGCGCCTCACTTTCCACGAGGATCCGCCCGACCAGCGGGGTGATTGCCTTGACGGAATTAGGCACGGTGTAGAGTCCCATCGGCGGAAGGCCCGCATCTGCCAGACGCGCATGGACGCGCTCTCCGACGGCCCAGATAACGGGTTTCGCAGGCAGCGCAGACAGTGTTTCTATAGCAAAATTTGCAACCACATCATTAAACTGGCCAACCAGTCCCTGGTCTGAACCGAACACAACGGCAGTGATCGCACCTGAAACTGTTTGTCTATTCCGTTCCGGAATTACCGTCCTCGGACCGCTTTCCCGAAAGCACGCAACCAACCCCAGCTCCACTGTACGATAGTAGTCGCCCAACGCGCGCACCGATTGCTCGTACTGTCCTATGCTCGACGCGGCTATGGCCTTCATAGTTCGGACGACGGACTGGAGATCCCCGGCTCTTGTGATCTGTCGGCGCAGACTCGCCGTGGTGTCGCTCATGATTTCTCTCCGGATTTAGGATTGGATTGGAAATCAGCGAGAGCTTTGCGGGCGATTTGGATGATCGTTTCACGATCCTCGTCGCTCAATTTATCAGCGGTATCTATGCGACCGAACACTTCGGCCGGAATATCCGCAGCCTCCTGCAGGGCACGCTCGGCGTCAGTCATACGGTCAATTGGCACGCTGTCAAACAGTCTTGCGGTCAAAGCCAGCAGGACAGTGATTTGCGCGGGCACGGACGCGGGGACTGATTCAGGCTGTTTAAAACAGGTGCGAATACGCCTACCGTGCTCGATGATCTTGCGGGTGTCTGCATCCAGGCGTGCCCCGAACCGGGAAAAGGTTTCGAGTTCCTCAAACTGCGCAAAGGCCAGCTTGAGGTCTCCCGCCACTTCACGGTAGGCCGCCCGCTGCGCCTTGCCGCCGACGCGCGAAACGGATTTTCCGACATCTACCGCTGGAAGCACGTCCAATTCAAACAGAGATGGAGAGAGGTAGATCTGCCCATCCGTAATAGATATCAGGTTGGTCGGAATATATGCGGAAATGTTTTGCGCTTCAGTCTCGACAATGGGCAGGGCCGTGAGAGAACCTCCGCCGAGTTCTTTTCGCAAGTGCGTAGCCCGTTCAAGCAGCCGAGAGTGGATATAAAATATGTCGCCGGGAAAGGCCTCGCGACCGGGTGGACGTCGCAGCAATAGAGATAGTTCGCGGTATGCGCGGGCATGATGGGTAAGGTCGTCATAGACGATCAGCACATCCCGGCCCTCTTCCATGAAAAACTCCGCGATGCTGGTAGCGGCGTAGGGAGCAACGTATGAGAGTCCCGGCGGGTCGTTGCCCTCGGTCACGACGATTACTGTGTAATCCATCGCTCCCCTTTCCCGCAATGTTGCCACGGCCTTAGCCACGGCAGATGAGCGTTGACCTATAGCGCAATAGACACAAAGGACATTTTGTCCGCGCTGATTGAGGATTGTGTCTATGGCAATAGCGGACTTGCCCGTCTGGCGGTCGCCGAGAATCAACTCGCGCTGTCCGCGCCCAACTGGAATGAGCGCATCAATGACTTTTATACCGGTCTGGAGAGGAGCCGTAACGGGCGCACGATCCATGATGGACGGGGCGGGGCGTTCGACGGGCAGGCGCTTGCTGGAGGTCAGCACACCTTTGCCATCGAGAGGACGTCCCAGCGGGTCAACGACGCGCCCCAGCAATTCATCGCCCACGGCCACGTCCATTACCCGGCCCGTGCGCTGGACTTCATCCCCGGCATGGAGATGCCAGCATTCGCCGAGCAGAACAACTCCGATCTCGTCCGCGTCCACATTGAACGCTATGCCAGACACATCACCGGGAAATATCACCAATTCATCATAGCCCACGCCGGGAAGACCCGACACCTTGGCGATGCCGGTGGCGACGCTTGTGATCGTGCCCACCTCCCGTGGCATCAGTTGCGGTGTGAATGCTTCCCGTGCCTGGCGCATTCCGGCAAACGCTCTGTCAATAATGGTTTGAAGGCTCTCGGGCTCCATATTCATTGACTCTCTTTTTCAGACTTAGGCATGGCATCGGAATTCTCCTGCAGAAGTTCTTCGATACCCTTTTCCAGCGACGACAAGTAATCCGCGATGTTCCACGCCACCTTTTGTCCATTCGTGAAGAGTTCTATGCCGCCGATCAGGTCCGGCGCGGTCTCGAACCGGACGGGGATTTTAGTAGAAAAGGTTTCGTTGATCGCTTTTTGTATCGTCTCGCGTTGCTCAGCAGGCAAATCAAATGCGCTGCGTACGAGCGCTGGCCCGAATGCCGATTTAAGAGACTCGGCGAGATCCGACTTAGCCTGGCCATCCATTTCACGCAATCGTTGAGTGAACACTTCACTCATTCGCTCTTCCAGACTCGTCGTTGCAAGATCCGCCAGAGCCTTTCGTGCGATGGCAAATACTTCCTGCTGTGTCCGGAGGCTGATTGCCTGATGTAAGTTATGTTCGTCAATTCTCATCTTGTCCATCCGCATGGCAGCCATGGCATCGGCCGCCGCCCGAGCCTCTTTGAGGAGCCGCTGATGTTCGGCTTCAGCATCGTCTGTCGCTTTGCTCAAAAGCACCTCACGTTGATGGTCGAACTCCTCATTCCTGCGCCGGAACTCGTCGCGCTCCTTTCGGGCCTCTTCCTTTTTCTTGTCGGCATTCGCAAGCTCCGCGACGATCCTCTTCTCCCGCTCATCAATTGCGCTGAGAATGGGTTTGTAAAGGAAGCGTTTCATCAGCCACACCAGGATGAGAAAGTTGAGAGCCTGTGCTCCAACCGTGAACCAATCGATTAACACAGGTTTACTTTCCTGTACCCTGGGCTATGACGTAGTTCCAGAACGGATTGGCGAAGATGAGAATCATCGAGACCACGAAGCAGTAAATTGCCGTGGACTCAATCATCGCCAGACCCACGAACAATGTCCGGGTAATGGTAGCGGAGGCATCGGGCTGCTGGGCCAGCGAACTCAGAGCCGTTGTGACCGCCCTTCCTTCCGCCAGAGCAGGCCCCATGGTACCGAAGGCGGTGGTGATTCCGGCAATGACGATTGATGCCACCGCGATAATAGTCATGTTATCCATTGTTTCTCCTTTTGTTGTTATTGTTAATGTCTCACTTTTTTACCGTCTTTTCAGGCTTTGGCTTACGGACTTGAGTGGCTGCCGCAATGTACACCGTGGCCAGGATTGAGAAGATATAGGCCTGAACCATGCCGGTAAGCAGGCCGAGCCCCGTCATGACGACCGGGAAGATAAAGGGCGCAATAGTTACCAGAATACCGATGATCATCGCCCCGCTCATCATGTTGCCGAATAAACGTACTGCCAGGGCCAGTGTACGCGAAATCTCGCTGATGAGGTTAAAAGGCAGCATGATGAACGTCGGTTTTACATAGGATTTGAGGTAGTTGCCAACCCCCTGTTCCTCGATTCCGAAGAAGGGCACGGCAACAAACACGCACAGCGCTAGAGCAGCCGTTGTCGAGAGCGAGCCGGTCGGCGGCTCGCAGCCGGGAATGACGGTGGAGAGACTGGATGCGGCAACGAACAGAAAGAGAGTTCCCAGAAAACCGAGATATCTCCTCGGCTTACTCAGGCCTACCTCTTC
This portion of the Nitrospirota bacterium genome encodes:
- a CDS encoding F0F1 ATP synthase subunit A, with protein sequence MRLSPDEIVFWQHGFLKLNGTIVFTWGLMLALAAGSKVITRKFTTDMKRSHWQNLVEIVVTSIEKQIEEVGLSKPRRYLGFLGTLFLFVAASSLSTVIPGCEPPTGSLSTTAALALCVFVAVPFFGIEEQGVGNYLKSYVKPTFIMLPFNLISEISRTLALAVRLFGNMMSGAMIIGILVTIAPFIFPVVMTGLGLLTGMVQAYIFSILATVYIAAATQVRKPKPEKTVKK